Part of the Nicotiana sylvestris chromosome 5, ASM39365v2, whole genome shotgun sequence genome is shown below.
ACTAATTTTAGCAGATCGCTTATTGTTAGATTATCGTTTTATAAAtcttactccctccggtccaaaataagcgATTTTTTGACATTTattttgtggtccaaaataagtgattttttcagatttcaagaatgaattaattatttgtttcctacattgcccttgaagtaaatagtgttggagtatgtgttaggagtatttaCGTGAAGAGAtaataaaggttaatatggtcaattttattacTAATTAATATTAAAAGATGAATTTCTTAATCTGCGTGAAAACAactaaaaaattacttattttaaacCGGAAGGAGTATTTCATTTTTCTAGGTTACTGAGCTATGCTTTCTAAAAATAGTTACTtactgttataaatatattatataatgagcttatcttttcagtacccggttatggataaacattacccccggtagaagattatccataccgggtataatgagcttatcttttcagtacccggttatggataaacattacccccggtagaagattatccataccgggtataataagcttatccattcagtactccgttatggataaatattgctctcagtagaagattatccatatctggtacaacagcagcttacacagcagcttgtagcagcttacacaacagcttgtagtagcagcttacacagcagcttatagtagcttacactgcagcttgtagtagcagcttacacagcagcttgtagtagcagcttacagagcagcttcctttcttctataaatagaagagatttcagttcattatgtacatcagtttgaattcgaataatatatcagtttctctctatacttgtctttactttatagtctttattttataacacgttatcagcacgaagctctaccatctcgagcaaatattttgaaagtatctgaggtaagaactttcttttcctaaataatgtcaaatctttctaaacttgaatttgtagccctggatatatcgggcaaaagctacatgtcttgggtgcttgatgctgaaattcatcttgatgcgatgggtctggcagacaccatcaaagacaaaaatcaggcatcaaaccaagaccgtgccaaagcaatgatattcctacgccatcaccttggtgagagcctgaaaatggaatatcttactgttaaagatccagtcatactgtggaataatttgaaagatagatatgaccacctgaagatggtcgttcttccacaggcacgatatgattggactcatttaaggctacaagattttaaatctatcagtgagtataattctgttatgttcagaattatttcccaattgaagttatgtggtgataatattactaatcatgatatgttggagaaaactttcaccacttttcatgcctcgaatatgctcctgcaacaacaatatcgagagatgggatttaaaaagtattctgaacttatctcacatctttttatagcagagcaacataatgggctattaatgaaaaatcatgaaagccgacctattggttcttgtccatttcctgaagtgaatgagacgaacttccaccaagctaaacgtggaagaggtcgtggccccagacGTGGTCATgaccgtggtcggggaagaaaccccaatcatggtaataataatgcaccaaagaagcctcctcaccaccagcagtggaaaaggaaggaacaaaagcatgaagcggtgcaagcgccaaatgtagaaaatgcatgctatagatgtggaggaaaagggcactggtcacgtacttgtcgtacgccaaaacacctggttgagctttattaagcctccctgaagaagacagagaaaaatgctgaagcaaattttatttctgaagataatttagacttcatgcatttggatgtagctgattactttgcactcccaaaAGGAGaaatgtaatcggtggtgaatctgtagaaatataaatattttaatttttgttatttgtaatagatagtatggttatgtaattgttgtacataaagaaaaattatgatttgataatgatgtttactataatatatcttatttatgtcattttaaagaatatggataatattattagatcaacttaaactctagcagagtttgcaagaaatatacaaccaccagaagtagttatatttcatatatctcattgtaattatattttgttaaccaccagaagtggtatatgtctatgatcaccagaagtgataatttaggctttctatagttacaattgaagataagctacataaatattctctatattaaatgcacgcctcgatttgctcctgaagtagtaaatattttaaaagaggttgaggcatcacaatttgatgtgattaatgcgcattcagataattatgttcgatttcctgaaggatgagaacttttgataatattaatccattccctgaagtgaatgtgacaatactaataagtcgggtaaatatgaacgcgctcttgatgtgaatacattacaattcacctccagaagagttaatataattgagagaatatatactcaatatttcgtgttttaaatttgctcctgaagaagtaacacagttgaaattgcctcctgaagtggaaaaatattataaagaagagttttcgtgtgcttaaacaattgttttacattgtttatttgattgtgattttctctcatgacaccagcagtgtctgagcaatatttgatagtacaaaatgtatcaataactcctgaagagctaaatgtttgcctaaagaatacatgacaccagtagtgccagataaatattagattgtggataataaattaaggctctcgaagagcttatatacaaatatgtcattcatattatatgattatggtcaaaacatatgttgtagtaaacctgaagtttactaatacaaatggctatcatattgagactacaaatgattggaagattgattatcttcatgtttccacaaccatagggggtaaaataatatgtatgtgagaagttacctgccttattctttaatttgtactatatcatgtatcacagtaaaccagaagtttactaaagcaaaagtttatgccattctggtttactaagagataacacatgacatgataaacttgaagtttttatttgccatttttaaatgagctatttgagaattcagataagcatatactaaagaactagaagattcttcaggaattctcatgtgttgcttgttctcataatgaattgattataccagctaaagttgggactaagacccctgattctgaaatatataaaaggtgaatatgggcccgttcacctatcatgtgaaccacttataggtgcatatatgagatggttacatgtgtaattattgtcaacctgcagtttggcatttggaattgcttttctcgattaagagcataattttcagattatgaaatcaagacagttcatcttgataatgctggtttatatccaagctggtttagcattgaatacctcctattaatgtctaaaccattgcttatgagaacaaagcttcatgtgttggtctaagattttctaaattgcatatagcagcacttgtatgcatcatatcaacaatatatgataagtcctcccttcacaattggtttaggatcagaaaccaaatatttttactatcttttgtttcgtggtatatgattaatttctctaccataatacacaaagatatgtttcccaaagatgattggggatatatgttagtttttctaacatttgggggatggaataaacagttgaaaaatatgctatatgaatcgaattatcatgatcctcacttagaagataattcaagtcgaatgccagaagcatttgctgatccaaaattaaatatcatatttcagctgcaaatgctcctattaaaattaaagtccctgaaggatagagtttactgtacgcatgaagcgtggtagaccaatcggttccaaaggtaacaatccttgaaaaatagtaggagctaatgatcaaaatgatcataatgaggaggaaatatgctctagaagagcccacgacataacatttcatgaaactcccggaaaagttcaggtacctgaaaataaagaaagtgatgagatctccacaagttatgtcacttcggaactgacacaaaatgatcgtcgacgatacatttaatacaatatagtgcacaatattgtaaacgattgtgaggatcggactagcagtccagacacttgaagatgtcgtaccatttagatacaagtcttaacctatatgacttatttggctaaatctatatgaagatccttgaaggattgaaaatgcccgaagcatataattcaaagtcttgagaaatgtactcgatcaaattataaagatctttgtacggtttaaagcaatctgggcgcatgtggtataatcgccttagtgaatatttgctgaaagaaggttacataaattatgttatttgtccatgtatttttataaagaaaatgtcatcagactttattacacttgctgtttatgttggtgacataaattggaactccagaagagctccaagagggtcttaaaaatgcttttacatggacaaagtgtacccattaagtacaccattggatattcaatcacttgaagtgaataaggatctgttccaacctctagaagaggatgaagagctccttggtcctgaaatactctatctcggtgtagatgttgcacttatttatcttgctaatgctaacaaaagtggtgcagatcgtattgataatgcagatgcaggttatttatccgatacccataaagttcgatctcaaaccggcaagcagggagtgaatatgattgagatcagtgattcattcgagaaacatgtgggttggaatgtgagaaaagacccacaattttatacaaaaacaatgttgcatgcatagcccaattgaagggaagattgataaaaggagatagaacgaagcacatttcaccaaaattattctacacacacgatcttcagaaaagtggtgacattgatgtgcaacaaatccgttcaagtaataatccagcagatttattcactaaatctttgccaacttcaacttttgagaagatggtatacaagattggaatgcggagactcaaatatttgaaacaaggttttcatcagggggagtaaaatacgcgatgcactctttttcccttactaaggttttttcccatggggttttccttataaggtttttaatgaggcacctaacaatgcgtattactaaatatgtgtactctttttccttcactaggattttttcccacgtggtttttcctagtaaggttttaatgaggcacattatcttttaatgaacatccaagggggagtgttataaatatattatattatggatgttcatttagtactccgttgtaaataagcttcctgaagaagcttatccatatgggactccaccgtaaatatgtttatctatttagtactatattggaaataagcttcctgaagaagcttatcacttcggtacccagttatggataaacattacccccggtagaagattatccataccgggtataatgagcttatcttttcagtacccggttatggataaacattaccccggtagaagattatccataccgggtataataagcttatccattcagtactccgttatggataaatattgctctcagtagaagattatccatatctggtacagcagtagcttacacagcagcttgtagcagcttacacaacaacttgtagtagcagcttacacaacaacttatagtagcttacactgcagcttgtagtagcagcttacacagcaacttgtagtagcagcttacagagcagcttcctttcttctataaatagaaaatatttcagttcattatgtacatcagtttgaattcaaataatatatcagtttctctctatacttgtctttactttatagtctttattttataacacttacgaatatttctttctttctttcattttatataaagttctttccttttttataTGATCAAGTAAGAATACATCTTtatacatttgaaaactttttaactttaaacttcttTCTCACTTTACCTTAATGATATATTTTCATAGTCGGACACATGACGTGTTTAAGACTAAGGGCTCGATTGGTATGAGGGTTAAGGAATAATTAATTTCGAGATTAAATTTGAGAAGAGTTTATCCCATGTTTGGTTGGTAAAAAAGTACAGTATAATTAATTTCTCGGGATTGTAATATTTTTTTATCCCTATAAAAAGATGAAATAACTAGTCTCATAAGTAGTTTTGGAATAGCTTCTTTctaaccaaatgacccctaaaaGTTGAGCTTACTTTTGTTATGCGCCAAAAGCttccctttctttcttttctaaaaGTTGTTGCACCGTCAAACACAACCATATAATATGAAATGTATTAAAGCTTCTCTATTTCCCATTGCATCCATTAACTcagaaaagacaaaagaaaatgaattatGACAATGGCAAAAATGACTGTTGAATTCCTATATATATACTTTAATAAGCTTTAACATATTCAACACACCACTAGTTTCCAGTATCCATCATCTTCATCTTGTTTAGGTTCCAACTTCCAAGTATGAAGAAAGCAGAGTTGGTTTTTGTTCCTGCTCCAGGCATAGGTCACCTTGTCCCCACATGCCAGTTTGCGGTGAACTTGCTCAATCTTGATGAACAGCTATGCATAACCATGATCATCATTAGGCCTCAGGCGCCATTTGATGTTGGCATAGATGCATACATTCAAAGATTCTCCTCAAATACTGCTGTTGATCATCGGATCAGATTCATCAAACTTCCTCAAGTTGAACTACCACCCTTAGAAGAGTTTACAAAGTCTATGGAGaatttcttctctcttctcaTATCAAGCTATAAACCCCTCGTCAAAGATGCTATTATCAACAACAAACATTCCAACACGACAATAGTTGGGTTAGTAATCGATATGTTTTGCAGTTCAATGATTGATGTAGCAAATGAACTTGGGATTCCTCCctatattttcttcacttctggTTCAGGTTTTCTTGGTTTTGTGCTTTACCTCTCTGTTTGGCATAGCCAACATGGGAGGGAATTTAGCCTCACAGATCCTGATTTAGATATGCCATCCTATGCCAACTTAGTACCCTCAAATGTCTTACCAACTTTTGCTTTCAATAAGGAAGGTTACGCAGCATTCATGAACCATGGTGCCAGGTTCAAAGAAACCAAAGGAATTCTCATCAATACATTTGCTGAACTTGAATCCCATGCTGTGAATTCATTAGCATCTGACCCTGAACTACCTCCAGTATATACAATAGGACCGCATCTTGACCTTGCAGGTCAAAAGAGTAGGGAGGACAATAAGGAAGAAGTTATGAAATGGCTAGAAGATCAGCCACCATCATCTGTGCTATTTCTGTGCTTTGGTAGCATGGGAACTTTAGAGGTCCCACAGCTACAAGAGTTGGCAAATGCCCTTGAACAAAGCGGGGTGAGGTTCTTGTGGTCAATAAAAATGCCCCTTGGTTCTGAATATGGTAAGTTTGATGAGCTACTGCCAGAAGGATTCTTGAGTAGGACTAAAGACAGAGGAATGGTATGTGGTTGGGCGCCCCAAGTGCATGTTTTGACTCACAAAGCCACTGCTGGTTTTGTATCTCATTGTGGATGGAACTCGACACTGGAGACTTTATGGCATGGAGTTCCTATGGTAACATGGCCTCTACATGGAGAGCAGCAGATTAACGCGTTTCAGATGGTGAAGGATCTTGAGCTGGCAGTGGAGCTGAGAATGGATTACAG
Proteins encoded:
- the LOC104235932 gene encoding putative UDP-glucose flavonoid 3-O-glucosyltransferase 3, producing the protein MKKAELVFVPAPGIGHLVPTCQFAVNLLNLDEQLCITMIIIRPQAPFDVGIDAYIQRFSSNTAVDHRIRFIKLPQVELPPLEEFTKSMENFFSLLISSYKPLVKDAIINNKHSNTTIVGLVIDMFCSSMIDVANELGIPPYIFFTSGSGFLGFVLYLSVWHSQHGREFSLTDPDLDMPSYANLVPSNVLPTFAFNKEGYAAFMNHGARFKETKGILINTFAELESHAVNSLASDPELPPVYTIGPHLDLAGQKSREDNKEEVMKWLEDQPPSSVLFLCFGSMGTLEVPQLQELANALEQSGVRFLWSIKMPLGSEYGKFDELLPEGFLSRTKDRGMVCGWAPQVHVLTHKATAGFVSHCGWNSTLETLWHGVPMVTWPLHGEQQINAFQMVKDLELAVELRMDYRMGKISDGGIVRAEEIENAIRCIMDSENPVRKRVKEMRDKSREVLMEGGSSFVSLRHFLKTILDG